In a genomic window of Dyadobacter fermentans DSM 18053:
- a CDS encoding cupin domain-containing protein: MKTIATFLLTSLISTYAIGQHSGGSHGALGPKVIYQKKLDMLGFEGKEVRMGIVTYAPGEVSPPHRHPIALFGYVLEGEIEITFEGEKSILKKGDPFYEQPDGLHNGTKNLSKTKPAKLLIYFLGDAGKPFLVLEPK; encoded by the coding sequence ATGAAGACTATTGCGACGTTTCTCTTAACCTCATTGATTTCAACTTACGCGATCGGGCAGCATTCCGGCGGGAGTCATGGCGCGCTGGGGCCCAAAGTAATTTACCAAAAGAAGCTGGATATGCTCGGCTTCGAAGGCAAGGAAGTACGCATGGGAATTGTCACTTATGCGCCGGGCGAAGTGTCGCCTCCTCACCGGCATCCCATTGCATTATTCGGCTATGTTTTGGAGGGGGAAATCGAAATTACTTTTGAAGGAGAAAAATCAATTCTGAAAAAAGGCGATCCTTTCTACGAGCAGCCCGACGGCCTGCACAACGGCACCAAAAACCTTAGCAAGACGAAACCTGCGAAATTGCTGATCTATTTTCTGGGCGATGCAGGTAAGCCATTCCTGGTCCTCGAACCGAAATAG
- a CDS encoding helix-turn-helix domain-containing protein — MMRHKTNSDPINRNLIQVKYISAGAAWVSRCQPNAYHIWVPQEYSTHMDASLCILSPRSVSDHKMQSTAGYSISFSEEAILVLRCQHLQPFGAVSSLASGERVAIADAVSHRAMVRTLEKMMEESGRQDACGTDRNLALLKVLIVQISRQYALRKAAAHISAQGRIVERFTELLCSQDCARHAVKLLADELAISPMSFNAIIRNTLGDTPGRLVQHSLLQKAKHAAMHSQESMKEVAARLGFSDMAHFSKFFSAGAGMTFTDFKRTYQHF; from the coding sequence ATGATGAGACACAAAACCAATTCCGATCCGATAAACCGAAACCTGATCCAGGTAAAATACATCAGCGCAGGAGCTGCCTGGGTTTCCCGGTGCCAGCCGAATGCCTACCATATCTGGGTCCCGCAGGAGTATTCCACCCACATGGATGCAAGCCTGTGTATCCTTTCCCCCCGAAGCGTGTCCGATCACAAGATGCAGAGCACTGCGGGGTACAGTATCAGTTTTTCCGAAGAGGCGATACTCGTGCTGAGATGCCAGCATCTGCAACCTTTCGGAGCGGTAAGTTCGCTTGCGTCCGGCGAACGGGTGGCCATTGCCGATGCCGTTTCGCACCGCGCGATGGTGCGGACGCTGGAAAAAATGATGGAGGAATCGGGCCGGCAGGATGCCTGCGGAACCGACCGCAACCTCGCTTTACTGAAAGTCCTGATTGTACAGATTTCAAGGCAATATGCGCTCAGGAAGGCGGCTGCACACATTTCCGCGCAGGGCCGGATCGTCGAGCGGTTTACGGAACTGCTGTGCTCGCAGGATTGTGCGCGCCATGCCGTGAAGCTCCTCGCCGACGAGTTAGCCATCAGTCCGATGTCTTTCAATGCGATCATCCGCAATACCCTGGGCGACACGCCTGGCCGGCTCGTGCAGCACAGCCTGCTTCAAAAAGCGAAACACGCCGCCATGCATTCGCAGGAGAGCATGAAGGAAGTTGCGGCGCGCCTGGGATTCAGTGACATGGCACATTTCAGCAAATTTTTCAGTGCCGGCGCGGGGATGACATTTACCGATTTCAAAAGAACCTATCAACATTTCTAA
- a CDS encoding helix-turn-helix domain-containing protein — MENVALPIFNAQTLDNGYALKTPHLTGPIQQVIELYWIGKGKGNITIDFLKTNFSGNTLFFVLPGQIHQINAETELIGKKITFSLDLLTAGDGFIDEAGKAGYFTRLQHAEVVTFDEETAREINEIFEIILLEMARCEDNKNEMLGALLALLISYIPHSNDQTPEGLAFRNPDIVFRKFISKIDAHFRTQKQVFYYASELAITPNYLSEISKKVSGFSARHHIHQRVVLEAKRKGMTTDLNAKQIGFELGFEDPSTFSKFFRIMTGESFSDFRKKEVCLG; from the coding sequence ATGGAAAATGTAGCATTACCCATTTTCAATGCACAGACCCTGGATAATGGTTATGCATTGAAAACGCCGCACCTGACCGGCCCCATTCAGCAGGTGATTGAGCTATATTGGATTGGAAAAGGGAAAGGGAATATCACGATCGACTTTTTGAAAACAAATTTTTCCGGAAATACCCTGTTTTTCGTTTTGCCGGGCCAGATCCACCAGATCAACGCGGAAACTGAATTGATTGGTAAAAAAATTACTTTCTCATTGGATTTGCTTACGGCGGGTGATGGTTTCATTGATGAAGCGGGCAAAGCCGGTTATTTCACACGTTTACAGCATGCAGAAGTCGTGACATTCGACGAAGAAACTGCGAGAGAAATCAACGAAATTTTTGAAATTATTTTACTCGAAATGGCGCGTTGCGAAGACAATAAAAACGAAATGCTGGGCGCATTACTCGCCCTGTTAATTTCCTACATCCCGCATTCAAATGACCAGACCCCGGAAGGTTTGGCATTCAGAAACCCCGACATCGTTTTCCGGAAGTTTATATCTAAAATCGACGCGCATTTCCGGACGCAAAAGCAGGTGTTTTATTACGCATCGGAACTGGCAATCACGCCCAATTACCTGAGCGAAATTTCCAAGAAAGTTTCAGGCTTTTCCGCCCGGCACCACATTCATCAGCGTGTGGTGTTGGAGGCAAAGCGGAAGGGTATGACGACTGATCTGAATGCAAAACAAATCGGATTTGAATTGGGATTCGAAGATCCGTCGACATTCAGCAAGTTCTTCCGGATCATGACCGGCGAAAGCTTTTCAGATTTCAGAAAAAAGGAAGTGTGCCTGGGTTGA
- a CDS encoding DoxX family protein — protein MDALLLFTRVAIATLMISVHAAGKLHLVLAGQADTFPSVFGLPSAFCLYLAFSAELIGSLLILIGLWTRTAVLLPGVIMLVVIFIVLADAPFTEKEELAMHYLLTYAVLFVLGSGRYSIDYWWKARKFENGRIAMR, from the coding sequence ATGGACGCTCTGCTACTCTTCACGCGCGTCGCCATCGCGACCCTGATGATCTCCGTGCATGCCGCCGGCAAACTCCACCTGGTGCTTGCCGGCCAGGCCGACACTTTCCCTTCCGTATTCGGCTTGCCGTCCGCCTTTTGCCTTTACCTGGCGTTCTCAGCCGAGCTGATCGGCTCGCTACTCATCCTCATTGGCCTCTGGACGCGAACAGCCGTGCTCCTGCCGGGCGTCATTATGCTTGTGGTGATATTTATCGTGCTGGCCGATGCCCCCTTTACCGAAAAAGAAGAGCTTGCCATGCATTACCTGCTGACTTACGCGGTACTGTTTGTACTCGGCAGCGGCCGGTATTCGATCGACTACTGGTGGAAAGCCAGGAAATTCGAAAACGGGCGCATTGCCATGAGATGA
- a CDS encoding hydrolase, whose protein sequence is MLIVTLCAICNAFAQKPAATLLTPTNHTLVMIDHQSQMAFAVKNISIEQLRDNVALVAGGSKIFKVPTVVTTVAEKTFSGPVFPEILSVYPPVSSGYVDRSTMNPWEDAGAHKAITAKGRKKLVMTGLWTGVCVALPVLSAIQEGYEVYVITDASGDLTLEAHEMAIQRMIKAGAIPMTSAQYVLELQRDWGRADTYDAVTRLFHDFGGAYGIGLQYAKAALKH, encoded by the coding sequence ATGTTAATAGTGACCCTGTGTGCCATTTGCAATGCATTTGCCCAAAAACCGGCCGCCACGCTGCTCACGCCCACCAACCATACGCTCGTCATGATCGACCATCAGAGCCAGATGGCATTCGCGGTGAAGAACATCAGCATCGAGCAGCTCAGGGACAATGTGGCGCTCGTGGCAGGCGGTTCGAAGATTTTCAAAGTGCCGACGGTGGTGACCACAGTAGCCGAAAAAACGTTCAGCGGACCTGTTTTCCCGGAAATACTCTCGGTGTATCCACCGGTTTCCTCGGGCTATGTCGACCGCTCGACGATGAACCCCTGGGAGGACGCCGGCGCGCACAAGGCCATCACTGCAAAAGGGCGTAAAAAGCTGGTCATGACAGGGCTATGGACGGGCGTTTGCGTGGCTTTGCCCGTGCTTTCGGCCATCCAGGAAGGGTACGAGGTGTATGTCATCACCGATGCGAGCGGCGACCTTACCCTCGAAGCCCACGAAATGGCCATTCAAAGAATGATCAAAGCAGGGGCGATTCCGATGACCTCCGCGCAATATGTGCTCGAATTGCAGCGCGACTGGGGCCGCGCCGATACCTACGATGCGGTAACCAGGTTGTTCCATGATTTCGGGGGAGCTTACGGGATCGGGCTGCAATATGCCAAAGCGGCTCTCAAACACTGA
- a CDS encoding SDR family NAD(P)-dependent oxidoreductase translates to MKNIILTGSSSGFGRITAQVLAKEGYHVFATMRNPKSKNQLIATYLSEWALSNRLMLTVVELDVTDEDSVANAMAEIAEATNGQIDVLINNAGIGYIGLNETLSAAQVDWMFQVNVVGADRMIKAALPYMHERKEGLIINVSTIASRMPIPNMGIFSATKAALEALTISYYYELASVGIGIALIQPGTFPSTNIIANQLEPANPRAEAYYGEEMGNIRRALLESYIPGPFKPECIEVAYAIRNVIGVPSPFRSLWTIVRGGFKEQSVRYFNQATRELVDSFLEVTGVVYDAE, encoded by the coding sequence ATGAAGAACATCATACTTACCGGGAGCAGCAGCGGATTCGGCCGGATTACCGCCCAGGTCCTCGCCAAAGAAGGATACCACGTGTTCGCAACCATGCGAAACCCCAAAAGCAAAAACCAGCTGATTGCCACCTATTTATCCGAATGGGCATTGAGCAACCGCCTGATGCTGACAGTGGTGGAACTGGACGTGACCGACGAAGACTCCGTCGCCAACGCGATGGCCGAAATAGCGGAAGCCACCAACGGGCAGATCGACGTGCTGATCAACAACGCCGGCATCGGGTACATTGGCCTGAACGAAACGCTGAGCGCGGCTCAGGTCGACTGGATGTTCCAGGTGAACGTAGTCGGCGCCGACAGGATGATCAAAGCCGCGCTTCCGTATATGCATGAGCGTAAGGAAGGACTGATCATCAACGTCTCCACCATCGCTTCGCGGATGCCTATTCCAAACATGGGGATATTTTCGGCTACCAAAGCTGCATTGGAGGCACTCACGATCAGCTACTACTATGAACTTGCATCGGTAGGGATCGGCATTGCGCTCATTCAACCGGGCACTTTTCCTTCCACCAACATCATCGCAAACCAGTTGGAGCCGGCAAACCCGCGCGCCGAAGCGTATTACGGCGAGGAAATGGGCAACATCCGCCGGGCCCTGCTCGAAAGCTATATCCCCGGGCCGTTCAAGCCCGAATGCATCGAGGTCGCCTACGCGATACGCAACGTGATCGGCGTTCCGAGCCCGTTCCGCAGCTTGTGGACCATCGTGCGCGGCGGGTTCAAAGAACAGTCCGTCCGGTATTTCAACCAGGCGACGAGGGAGTTGGTAGACAGTTTCCTGGAAGTCACCGGCGTGGTTTACGACGCCGAATAA
- a CDS encoding alginate export family protein — MKFGAGLVCLLMGSGLQYLHAQPFQPLRYDEDYGYLQKDSARATLKFIPVTKNHRSYLSVGGSFRTQYFHVINDSWGGFEDRNYDYLLSRYLSHLDFRAGARFRLFTEIQGGLAYSKPETSATDQNTLDLHQAFAEMTIQDSNALKLTLRLGRQELLYGSSRLISVREGPNTRQAFDAAKLLIKTARFRSDIFYAHYVQARKGAFDDRFSSNTRLWGWYNVLTQIPVLQNIDWYYLGIRRLHARFANTAGTEMRHSIGMRWWGGSAAFQYDLEAVFQTGRIGESAIRAWTASVHMNYRMTDLFGKPRLGLKTELISGDAQAADGLLGTFNPLFPRGAYFGLAALVGPANLIDIHPDISVMIHKNISLGIDWDTFWRYSTHDGLYGPTGALVFPGHGISGRFIGNQYAASVSAEPGAHVSLGLECTWFVPGEYVKKVSPGKQIVFTGITAQFKF, encoded by the coding sequence ATGAAATTCGGAGCGGGGTTGGTATGCTTGCTAATGGGCTCCGGCCTGCAATATTTGCACGCGCAACCATTCCAGCCCCTGCGTTATGACGAAGATTACGGTTATTTACAAAAAGACTCGGCGCGGGCCACATTGAAATTCATTCCCGTTACAAAAAACCACAGATCGTACCTCAGCGTCGGAGGGAGCTTTCGCACCCAGTATTTTCATGTCATCAACGATAGCTGGGGCGGGTTTGAAGACCGGAATTACGATTACCTGCTTTCCAGGTACCTCAGCCATCTCGACTTCCGCGCCGGCGCCCGCTTCCGGCTCTTCACCGAAATACAGGGCGGCCTCGCCTACTCCAAACCCGAAACAAGCGCCACCGACCAAAACACGCTGGATCTCCATCAGGCATTTGCGGAGATGACCATACAGGATTCTAATGCATTGAAATTAACTTTACGACTGGGCCGACAGGAACTGCTCTACGGATCGAGCCGCCTGATTTCCGTTCGGGAGGGGCCTAACACCCGCCAGGCCTTTGACGCGGCGAAGCTGCTCATAAAAACCGCCCGTTTCCGGTCGGATATCTTCTACGCGCATTACGTGCAGGCACGGAAGGGAGCGTTCGATGACCGTTTCAGCAGCAATACGAGATTGTGGGGATGGTATAATGTGCTTACCCAAATACCGGTTTTGCAAAACATCGACTGGTATTACCTCGGTATCCGTCGGTTGCATGCGCGGTTTGCCAATACAGCCGGCACCGAAATGCGGCATTCCATCGGCATGCGCTGGTGGGGCGGATCGGCGGCATTTCAATACGACCTGGAAGCGGTGTTCCAAACGGGCCGCATCGGGGAATCGGCGATCCGCGCCTGGACGGCCTCCGTACACATGAACTATCGCATGACCGATCTGTTTGGCAAGCCCAGGCTCGGGCTCAAAACCGAGCTCATCAGTGGTGACGCCCAAGCCGCGGACGGGTTGCTGGGCACATTTAATCCGTTGTTCCCCCGCGGCGCATATTTCGGGCTGGCGGCATTGGTCGGCCCGGCTAACCTGATCGACATCCACCCCGATATCAGCGTCATGATTCACAAGAATATATCGCTCGGGATCGATTGGGACACATTTTGGCGGTACAGTACCCACGACGGACTTTATGGGCCTACCGGTGCATTGGTATTTCCGGGACACGGCATATCCGGGCGGTTTATCGGCAACCAATATGCGGCGAGCGTTTCAGCTGAGCCGGGTGCGCACGTCAGCCTGGGGCTGGAATGCACGTGGTTTGTGCCAGGGGAATATGTAAAAAAGGTCAGTCCGGGCAAACAGATCGTCTTCACCGGCATTACTGCGCAGTTCAAATTCTGA
- a CDS encoding amidohydrolase: MKSQFPRILAVLLCCLAARQGYTQTADLIIRNGKIATMARAGEFVGAVAIKDGLILATGPEKQLVSAHKGPRTKVIDAKGRTVIPGLNDSHIHIIREGLNYNAELRWDGIRSLKEAMRMLSEQAKRTPPGVWIKVVGGWNEFQFEEKRQPTLAEINEAVPDKPVFISYLYGKAFLNRAGILALGYDKNTRYEGSLVELDGEGNPTGMLFAKETPKAIYTTLALTTRLSPEEQLNSTMHFYRELNRFGLTSAADAGGGGHSYPADYAAALQLAKAGKLTIRTSYFLFSQVKGTELRDYEKWLETTYPNHNDHLFLANGYAAEGAGENLVASAADFENFLEPRTILSDTMEADLEPVVRLLVKNRWPFRLHATYGESIERMLAVFEKVNADTPFNGLRWFFDHAETITDAQLQRVKKLGGGIAVQFRMYFQGELYQKLYGQPVRQLPPIRQMLSLRIPVGMGTDATRITSYNPWMAMHWLLTGKTIGGEQFWPEDQALDKFTSLQLFTAGSAWFTGEEHLKGKLVPGMYADLAILSDDYFSLPPDRVRDLESDLTIVNGKVVYASSSFPEYAVPAPPVIPEWSPIRHFGGYPRSK; encoded by the coding sequence ATGAAAAGTCAATTCCCCCGGATTCTGGCGGTACTCCTGTGCTGCCTGGCGGCACGGCAAGGGTATACGCAAACTGCCGATCTGATCATTCGCAATGGCAAGATCGCGACCATGGCCAGGGCGGGCGAATTCGTAGGCGCCGTTGCCATTAAGGATGGCCTGATCCTCGCAACCGGCCCTGAAAAGCAATTGGTTTCGGCACACAAAGGCCCTCGGACGAAGGTGATCGACGCGAAGGGCCGGACGGTAATTCCCGGGCTGAACGACAGCCACATCCATATCATCCGCGAAGGACTGAACTATAATGCCGAACTGCGCTGGGACGGGATCAGGAGCCTGAAAGAAGCCATGCGCATGCTCAGCGAACAGGCTAAGAGGACGCCGCCGGGCGTCTGGATCAAGGTGGTGGGCGGATGGAATGAGTTTCAGTTCGAAGAAAAACGGCAACCGACGCTGGCAGAAATCAACGAAGCCGTCCCCGACAAGCCGGTATTCATTTCCTATCTCTACGGAAAAGCATTCCTGAACCGCGCGGGGATCCTGGCGCTGGGTTACGACAAAAACACGCGGTATGAAGGCAGCCTGGTGGAGCTCGACGGCGAAGGAAACCCGACAGGCATGCTCTTCGCCAAGGAAACCCCCAAGGCCATTTATACCACACTCGCATTAACCACCCGGCTCTCACCGGAAGAACAGCTCAACAGTACAATGCATTTTTACCGGGAGCTAAACCGCTTCGGGCTCACATCGGCAGCCGATGCAGGCGGAGGCGGCCACAGCTACCCGGCCGACTATGCCGCCGCACTACAACTGGCAAAAGCCGGGAAACTGACCATTAGAACATCCTATTTCCTGTTCTCACAAGTGAAAGGAACCGAATTGCGGGATTATGAAAAATGGCTGGAAACCACCTATCCCAACCACAACGACCACCTGTTCCTCGCCAACGGTTACGCGGCGGAAGGCGCCGGTGAAAACCTCGTAGCCTCCGCGGCCGATTTCGAAAATTTCCTCGAACCCCGTACCATCCTGTCCGACACGATGGAGGCGGACCTGGAACCGGTAGTCCGGCTGTTGGTCAAAAACCGATGGCCGTTCCGCCTGCACGCCACATACGGCGAATCGATCGAACGGATGCTGGCTGTATTTGAAAAAGTGAATGCGGATACGCCTTTCAATGGCCTCCGCTGGTTTTTCGACCATGCCGAAACCATCACAGACGCGCAGCTCCAAAGGGTCAAAAAGCTGGGCGGCGGCATTGCTGTTCAATTCAGGATGTATTTCCAGGGTGAATTATATCAAAAACTGTACGGCCAGCCGGTGCGCCAGCTGCCTCCCATCCGGCAAATGCTTTCCCTGCGCATTCCCGTGGGCATGGGCACCGACGCGACGAGGATCACCTCCTACAACCCGTGGATGGCCATGCATTGGCTGCTAACCGGCAAAACCATCGGCGGCGAGCAGTTCTGGCCGGAAGATCAGGCGCTCGACAAGTTCACCTCCCTGCAACTATTCACAGCCGGCAGCGCCTGGTTTACCGGAGAGGAGCATTTGAAAGGAAAGCTGGTGCCCGGCATGTACGCCGACCTGGCCATTCTTTCGGATGACTACTTTTCCCTCCCGCCCGATCGCGTACGCGACCTCGAATCTGACCTAACGATCGTGAACGGCAAAGTGGTGTACGCATCGTCGTCTTTCCCGGAATATGCCGTCCCGGCGCCGCCGGTAATCCCCGAATGGTCGCCCATCCGGCATTTCGGCGGGTATCCGCGCAGCAAATGA
- a CDS encoding sigma 54-interacting transcriptional regulator, giving the protein MKQKILIVEDFFVEANHLRILLTRAGYEVTGIARTFESAEEAIRQDHPEIVLVDIFLAGQKTGVDLARLLNRQNIPFIYLSANSNEEVLKTARETGPSGFVVKPFREKDLLAAIGIARYLHESSREALWRKEAAFTGELDRLAGARRPWPERMLCLVRALQQFISFDYVAVGFIGPVYMPFNALHFLRTGFDEYQVMDSEGFQTVSRINPARMVASMAAIKLRTSPVFFNAVQFQIACQESGIRSLVGKTFDMHSNLLFPLPKISLDGRYFFLSLYSGRNDAFNERHLELCRKVQPALQHAVEEMTRHVMPGFPQVRLDEGIELISNKVPIPGPLGAMIGESHLFLHVLDLAVAFAATDSSVLIRGERGTGKEQVAGGIHALSARSDGPFIKVNCAGFSAGSMEGELFGFENGGPGNARTGRFGQAEGGTLFLDEIGEMPFEIQLKLLNVLQRHEMERVGGRQPVRVDVRVIVATSRDLEKEIAEGRFRLDLYYRLNACCIRLPALRERIDDIELIATHFLEYFAEKSGRGHALRFSEKSIRMLKEYDWPGNVAELMDAIETCVLFARTEIVDDIKLPSRKS; this is encoded by the coding sequence ATGAAGCAGAAGATACTTATCGTGGAGGATTTTTTTGTAGAAGCAAACCATCTCAGAATCCTGCTCACGCGCGCAGGATACGAGGTGACGGGTATCGCGAGGACGTTCGAAAGTGCCGAAGAAGCCATCAGGCAGGATCACCCGGAAATCGTTTTGGTGGATATTTTTCTGGCAGGACAAAAAACAGGCGTAGACCTGGCCAGGTTGCTGAACCGCCAGAACATTCCGTTCATTTACTTGTCCGCCAACTCCAATGAGGAAGTACTCAAAACCGCCCGGGAAACCGGCCCCAGCGGGTTTGTCGTGAAGCCATTCCGGGAAAAGGACTTGCTGGCGGCTATCGGCATTGCGCGCTATCTTCACGAAAGCAGCAGGGAGGCGCTTTGGCGGAAAGAGGCCGCATTCACCGGCGAACTCGACCGCCTGGCGGGCGCCCGCCGCCCGTGGCCGGAGCGGATGCTGTGCCTGGTAAGGGCATTGCAGCAATTTATTTCGTTCGACTATGTGGCTGTCGGTTTTATCGGGCCAGTTTATATGCCATTTAATGCGTTGCACTTCCTGCGGACCGGTTTCGATGAATACCAGGTTATGGATTCGGAAGGGTTTCAAACCGTGAGCAGAATTAATCCGGCCAGGATGGTGGCCAGCATGGCTGCGATTAAGCTCAGGACGAGCCCGGTGTTTTTCAATGCGGTCCAGTTTCAGATCGCATGCCAGGAAAGCGGCATCCGTTCGCTGGTCGGCAAGACTTTTGATATGCATTCCAACCTGCTTTTCCCTTTGCCGAAGATTTCGTTGGACGGCAGATATTTCTTTTTGTCATTATATAGTGGTCGTAATGATGCTTTTAACGAGCGGCACCTTGAACTGTGCCGGAAGGTGCAGCCCGCCTTGCAGCATGCGGTGGAGGAAATGACCCGGCATGTGATGCCCGGTTTCCCTCAGGTGCGGCTTGACGAGGGTATTGAACTGATCTCCAATAAAGTCCCGATTCCCGGGCCATTGGGCGCGATGATCGGCGAAAGTCACCTGTTTCTGCACGTGCTGGACCTGGCGGTGGCTTTTGCGGCGACCGACTCGTCGGTGCTGATCCGCGGCGAACGCGGGACCGGTAAGGAGCAGGTCGCCGGGGGCATTCATGCATTGTCGGCCAGGAGTGACGGGCCTTTCATCAAGGTGAATTGCGCGGGCTTCTCGGCCGGGTCGATGGAGGGAGAGCTGTTCGGATTTGAAAACGGTGGGCCCGGCAATGCGCGCACCGGCCGTTTCGGACAGGCCGAGGGCGGTACCCTGTTTTTGGATGAAATCGGGGAAATGCCTTTTGAAATCCAGCTCAAACTGCTCAATGTCCTGCAAAGGCACGAAATGGAACGGGTAGGAGGGCGCCAGCCGGTGCGTGTGGATGTACGCGTGATTGTCGCCACCAGCCGCGACCTCGAAAAAGAGATCGCCGAAGGCAGGTTCAGGCTCGATTTGTATTACCGGCTGAATGCATGTTGCATCCGGCTGCCGGCTTTGCGCGAACGGATCGACGATATCGAGTTGATCGCAACCCATTTTTTGGAATATTTTGCAGAAAAATCGGGCAGAGGGCATGCACTGCGGTTCTCGGAAAAGAGCATCCGGATGCTGAAAGAATACGATTGGCCGGGCAATGTAGCGGAGCTGATGGATGCGATAGAAACCTGTGTCTTATTTGCCAGAACCGAGATTGTCGACGACATTAAACTACCTTCCAGAAAATCTTAG